A section of the Enterococcus montenegrensis genome encodes:
- the atpE gene encoding ATP synthase F0 subunit C, which translates to MNFIAAGIAIVGAAIGAGYGNGKVISQTIESMARQPEMSGQLRSTMFIGVALVEAVPILGVVIALLLVFMG; encoded by the coding sequence ATGAACTTTATCGCAGCAGGTATCGCAATCGTCGGGGCAGCTATCGGAGCTGGTTATGGTAACGGGAAAGTTATCTCACAAACTATCGAATCTATGGCACGCCAACCAGAAATGTCTGGTCAATTACGTTCCACAATGTTCATCGGGGTTGCGTTAGTAGAAGCTGTGCCTATTTTAGGTGTGGTTATTGCTTTGTTACTTGTGTTCATGGGCTAA
- the atpA gene encoding F0F1 ATP synthase subunit alpha, with translation MAIKAEEISALIKEQIKNYQSELAVEEIGTVTYVGDGIARAHGLENAMSGELLEFSNGSFGMAQNLETNDVGIIILGDFETIREGDKVKRTGKIMEVPVGDALIGRVVNPLGQPIDGLGAIDTNKTRPVETLAPGVMQRQSVSEPMQTGLKAIDALVPIGRGQRELVIGDRKTGKTSIAIDTIINQKGQDMICIYVAIGQKDSTVRAQVETLRKYGALDYTIVVSAGASQPAPLLYIAPYAGTAMGEEFMYNGKHVLIVFDDLSKQAVAYRELSLLLRRPPGREAYPGDVFYLHSRLLERAAKLSDELGGGSMTALPFVETQAGDISAYIPTNVISITDGQIFLENDLFYSGVRPAIDAGLSVSRVGGSAQIKAMKKVAGTLRLDLASYRELEAFTQFGSDLDQATQAKLNRGRRTVEILKQKLHAPLAVEKQVIILYALTHGFIDSIPVNRVLDFEENLFEYIDANHADIFETIRTTKDLPAEDQVDAAIKEAKDIFMAAGNSSSGSAKETVASIENERS, from the coding sequence ATGGCCATCAAAGCAGAAGAAATCAGTGCTCTGATTAAAGAACAAATTAAAAATTACCAGAGTGAACTAGCAGTCGAAGAAATTGGGACTGTAACTTACGTTGGTGACGGGATTGCCCGGGCTCACGGTTTGGAAAATGCCATGAGTGGTGAATTGCTAGAATTTTCCAATGGTTCATTTGGGATGGCGCAAAACTTAGAAACAAACGACGTCGGGATTATCATCTTAGGCGACTTTGAGACCATCCGCGAAGGCGATAAAGTAAAACGTACTGGGAAAATTATGGAAGTACCAGTTGGGGATGCTTTAATTGGTCGGGTTGTAAATCCATTAGGTCAACCAATCGACGGTCTAGGTGCAATTGATACCAATAAAACACGCCCAGTGGAAACATTAGCACCAGGTGTTATGCAACGACAATCCGTTTCTGAACCTATGCAAACTGGGTTAAAAGCCATTGACGCTTTAGTGCCAATTGGTCGTGGTCAACGGGAACTTGTTATCGGGGATCGAAAAACCGGTAAAACATCCATTGCGATTGATACAATTATCAACCAAAAAGGTCAAGATATGATTTGTATTTACGTGGCAATTGGACAAAAAGATTCAACAGTTCGTGCACAAGTGGAAACATTACGTAAATATGGTGCCTTAGATTATACAATCGTTGTTTCTGCTGGGGCATCACAACCAGCTCCATTACTATACATCGCACCGTATGCTGGTACGGCTATGGGTGAAGAATTCATGTATAACGGCAAACACGTATTAATTGTTTTTGATGACTTATCAAAACAAGCTGTTGCTTATCGTGAACTCTCTTTACTATTACGTCGTCCACCAGGTCGTGAAGCTTATCCAGGGGATGTTTTCTATTTGCACTCTCGTCTATTGGAACGTGCGGCCAAACTTTCTGATGAATTAGGTGGCGGTTCAATGACCGCGTTGCCATTTGTGGAAACGCAAGCCGGAGATATCTCTGCTTATATCCCAACCAATGTGATTTCAATCACCGATGGACAAATTTTCTTAGAAAATGATTTGTTCTATTCTGGTGTGCGACCTGCTATTGACGCTGGTTTATCAGTGTCACGGGTTGGGGGCTCTGCTCAAATTAAAGCAATGAAAAAAGTTGCGGGAACGCTCCGTTTGGACTTAGCTAGTTATCGTGAACTAGAAGCCTTTACACAGTTTGGTTCTGATTTGGACCAAGCGACCCAAGCAAAACTAAATCGTGGTCGCCGTACCGTAGAAATTTTGAAACAAAAATTACATGCACCATTAGCTGTTGAAAAACAAGTTATCATCTTATATGCCTTAACCCACGGTTTTATTGACAGTATCCCAGTTAACCGTGTCTTGGATTTTGAAGAAAACTTGTTTGAGTATATTGATGCAAACCATGCTGATATCTTTGAAACTATTCGTACAACCAAAGATTTACCGGCTGAAGATCAAGTGGATGCAGCAATTAAAGAAGCAAAAGATATCTTTATGGCTGCCGGCAATAGTAGTAGCGGTTCTGCCAAAGAAACTGTCGCTTCAATCGAAAACGAACGTTCTTAA
- the atpF gene encoding F0F1 ATP synthase subunit B, producing the protein MLNIVLAEVGNTTISSIVVVSGSFLLLVALLKHFAWGAISDMMKKREDKIANDLDSAEQSRTKAAKLEQERQTQLMSSKSEAAEIIKNAKDSGELSRQNILNETKEEVSRLKDKAKSDISMERDAAMTSVKDDVAELSLQIAEKILNKELSPEAHEALINHYIEGLGNHETR; encoded by the coding sequence ATGCTAAATATTGTATTAGCAGAAGTCGGGAATACAACTATCAGTAGTATCGTCGTTGTATCCGGTTCTTTCTTATTGTTAGTTGCACTTTTAAAGCACTTTGCTTGGGGCGCAATTTCAGACATGATGAAAAAACGGGAAGATAAAATTGCTAACGATTTAGATTCCGCTGAACAATCCCGGACTAAAGCAGCTAAGCTTGAACAAGAACGTCAAACTCAATTGATGTCTTCCAAAAGCGAAGCAGCTGAAATCATCAAAAATGCTAAAGACAGCGGCGAGCTCAGCCGTCAAAATATTTTAAACGAAACCAAAGAAGAGGTATCTCGTTTGAAAGATAAGGCAAAAAGTGATATTTCCATGGAAAGAGATGCTGCAATGACAAGTGTTAAAGACGATGTAGCTGAACTTTCTTTACAAATTGCCGAAAAAATCTTGAACAAAGAGCTATCGCCAGAAGCCCATGAAGCATTAATTAATCACTATATTGAAGGATTGGGCAACCATGAAACTCGATAA
- the yidD gene encoding membrane protein insertion efficiency factor YidD, translating into MKKIMIGLVRGYQRFISPLFPPSCRYYPTCSSYMIQAVEKHGALKGGIMGTARILRCHPFVKGGLDYVPETFSLRRNPNKPKESKTQLHHHHH; encoded by the coding sequence ATGAAAAAAATAATGATTGGACTGGTACGGGGGTATCAACGCTTTATCTCTCCTTTGTTTCCCCCCAGTTGTCGTTATTACCCTACTTGTTCGTCATATATGATTCAAGCAGTAGAAAAACATGGAGCCTTAAAGGGTGGTATTATGGGGACTGCAAGAATATTACGCTGTCATCCTTTTGTAAAAGGCGGCCTAGATTATGTGCCGGAAACTTTCTCTTTGCGTCGGAACCCTAATAAACCAAAAGAAAGTAAAACACAACTTCATCATCACCATCATTAG
- a CDS encoding DNA-directed RNA polymerase subunit beta — MRLNRYIITTLVKILFVLLLAMIMFIIGTMIGYGGIGEGMPLKVFYPGLWTHILDFMK, encoded by the coding sequence ATGAGATTAAATCGTTATATTATTACGACTTTAGTGAAAATTCTTTTTGTCCTTTTACTTGCAATGATTATGTTCATTATTGGAACGATGATTGGCTATGGTGGAATTGGTGAAGGAATGCCATTAAAAGTTTTTTATCCAGGACTCTGGACGCATATTTTAGATTTTATGAAATAA
- the atpH gene encoding ATP synthase F1 subunit delta, with the protein MKLDKYTVGKRYGKALFELAAEERVTDAVYQDLLSLKNVYEAIPDLGNMLSDVRLNLGAKRALMDKIVSEFDGITKNFLEVVFRYNRMDDLILIIDEYERRYDEAQSLVLGTVTTAVTLSSEQKGQLEEKIASLLGYKKANLVEKVDPNILGGVVVEANHQVIDGSVKSRLEQLRSMIGR; encoded by the coding sequence ATGAAACTCGATAAATACACGGTAGGCAAACGCTACGGTAAAGCGTTGTTTGAGCTGGCGGCAGAAGAACGGGTTACCGATGCTGTCTACCAAGATTTGCTTAGTTTGAAAAACGTTTATGAAGCAATTCCTGATCTTGGTAATATGCTGAGTGATGTTCGTTTGAACTTAGGAGCAAAACGCGCTTTAATGGACAAAATCGTTTCCGAATTTGACGGAATCACCAAAAACTTTTTAGAAGTTGTTTTCCGTTATAATCGCATGGATGATTTAATTTTAATCATCGATGAATATGAACGCCGTTATGATGAAGCCCAAAGCCTAGTTTTGGGTACGGTGACAACCGCCGTGACTTTGTCTAGTGAGCAAAAAGGACAATTAGAAGAAAAAATTGCCAGCTTATTGGGCTATAAAAAAGCAAATTTGGTTGAAAAAGTTGATCCCAATATTTTAGGCGGGGTCGTGGTGGAAGCCAACCATCAAGTAATTGACGGCAGTGTAAAAAGCCGATTAGAACAACTACGATCGATGATTGGTAGATAA
- a CDS encoding F0F1 ATP synthase subunit gamma yields the protein MGASLNEIKQRIASTKKTSQITNAMQMVSAAKLTKSEAHSKQFQIYASKVREVVTHLTAQQLNDIYSAGPQDGVNYNSMLISRPVKKTGYIVITSDGGLVGGYNSSILKQMMSMLKEDHQSADEYVMVAIGATGADFFKARGINLAYELRNLSDQPSFEEVRKIVTMATTMYQNEVFDELYVCYNHHINSLTSQFRVEKMLPIVDLDPEEAESYEQEYLFEPSKEEILDHLLPQYAESLIYGAIVDAKTAEHAAGMTAMKTATDNAKNIIGDLTISYNRARQGAITQEITEIVAGASALD from the coding sequence ATGGGAGCTTCCTTAAACGAGATTAAGCAACGGATTGCTTCAACGAAGAAAACCAGTCAAATCACCAACGCCATGCAAATGGTATCGGCGGCTAAATTGACCAAGTCTGAAGCTCACTCAAAACAGTTTCAAATTTATGCCTCAAAAGTTCGGGAAGTAGTAACGCATTTGACTGCACAACAGTTAAATGATATTTATTCTGCCGGCCCACAAGATGGGGTGAATTACAATAGCATGCTGATTAGCCGTCCGGTAAAAAAAACCGGCTACATCGTGATTACCTCTGATGGTGGTTTAGTTGGTGGCTACAATAGTTCAATTTTAAAACAAATGATGTCGATGTTAAAAGAAGACCACCAATCAGCCGATGAATACGTGATGGTAGCTATTGGCGCGACAGGAGCTGACTTTTTTAAAGCACGGGGAATTAATTTGGCATATGAATTGCGTAATTTGTCTGACCAACCAAGTTTTGAAGAAGTTCGTAAAATCGTTACCATGGCGACAACAATGTATCAAAATGAAGTCTTTGATGAATTATATGTGTGCTACAATCACCATATTAATTCATTAACGAGTCAGTTTCGAGTTGAAAAAATGTTGCCAATTGTTGACTTGGATCCAGAAGAAGCGGAAAGTTATGAACAAGAATATTTGTTTGAACCTTCCAAAGAAGAAATTCTAGATCACTTGTTACCACAATATGCTGAAAGTTTAATTTACGGTGCAATCGTTGATGCGAAAACCGCTGAACATGCAGCCGGAATGACAGCTATGAAGACAGCAACAGACAATGCGAAAAATATTATCGGTGATTTGACGATTTCTTATAATCGCGCACGTCAAGGGGCAATTACCCAAGAAATTACCGAAATTGTAGCGGGAGCTTCGGCACTCGATTAA
- the atpD gene encoding F0F1 ATP synthase subunit beta codes for MSSGKIVQVIGPVVDVEFSLDQSLPDINNALVVYKNDEQKTKIVLEAALELGDGVIRTIAMESTDGLQRGMEVVDTGSSISVPVGKDTLGRVFNVLGDTIDLEAPFPADAKRSGIHKKAPDFDELSTSTEILETGIKVIDLLAPYLKGGKVGLFGGAGVGKTVLIQELIHNIAQEHGGISVFTGVGERTREGNDLYYEMKESGVIEKTAMVFGQMNEPPGARMRVALTGLTIAEYFRDVEGQDVLLFIDNIFRFTQAGSEVSALLGRMPSAVGYQPTLATEMGQLQERITSTKKGSITSIQAIYVPADDYTDPAPATAFAHLDATTNLERKLTEQGIYPAVDPLASSSSALAPEIVGEVHYEVASEVQHVLQRYRELQDIIAILGMDELSDEEKVLVARARRIQFFLSQNFHVAEQFTGQPGSYVPVAETIKGFKEILDGKHDELPEEAFRNVGTIEEAVEKAKKLGY; via the coding sequence ATGAGTTCAGGCAAGATTGTTCAAGTAATCGGTCCCGTTGTTGACGTGGAATTTTCTTTAGATCAATCATTACCAGACATTAACAATGCCTTGGTTGTCTATAAAAACGACGAGCAAAAAACCAAGATTGTATTAGAAGCTGCCTTGGAACTAGGTGATGGTGTAATTCGAACTATCGCCATGGAGTCTACCGATGGTTTGCAGCGGGGAATGGAAGTTGTCGACACTGGCAGTTCAATCTCTGTGCCAGTAGGTAAAGATACTTTAGGTCGTGTATTTAACGTTTTGGGGGATACAATCGACTTGGAAGCACCTTTTCCAGCTGATGCTAAACGTAGTGGTATCCATAAAAAAGCACCTGATTTTGATGAATTAAGCACTAGTACAGAAATTTTGGAAACTGGGATTAAAGTTATCGACTTACTAGCCCCTTACTTAAAAGGTGGTAAAGTTGGGTTGTTCGGTGGTGCCGGTGTTGGTAAAACCGTTTTAATCCAAGAATTAATTCATAATATTGCCCAAGAACACGGCGGGATTTCTGTTTTTACCGGTGTTGGTGAACGTACCCGTGAAGGTAATGACTTGTATTATGAAATGAAAGAGTCTGGCGTTATTGAAAAAACTGCCATGGTCTTTGGCCAAATGAATGAGCCACCAGGTGCCCGGATGCGGGTTGCGTTGACTGGTTTAACAATTGCGGAATACTTCCGTGATGTAGAAGGTCAAGATGTATTGCTCTTTATCGATAATATTTTCCGTTTTACGCAAGCCGGCTCAGAAGTATCTGCCTTGTTAGGCCGGATGCCATCTGCTGTTGGTTATCAACCAACACTAGCAACTGAAATGGGACAACTGCAAGAACGGATTACTTCAACGAAAAAAGGTTCTATTACGTCTATTCAAGCGATCTATGTACCAGCCGATGACTACACTGACCCTGCGCCAGCAACAGCATTTGCTCACTTAGATGCAACAACCAACTTGGAACGTAAATTAACAGAACAAGGGATTTATCCAGCGGTCGATCCCCTTGCATCATCTTCTAGTGCTTTAGCACCAGAAATTGTTGGTGAAGTTCACTATGAAGTAGCCAGTGAAGTCCAACATGTCTTGCAACGTTACCGTGAATTACAAGATATTATCGCCATCTTAGGGATGGATGAATTGTCAGATGAAGAAAAAGTCTTGGTCGCTAGAGCGCGCCGAATTCAATTTTTCTTATCACAAAACTTCCACGTTGCCGAACAATTTACCGGACAACCGGGTTCTTATGTACCCGTTGCCGAAACAATTAAAGGCTTCAAAGAAATTTTAGATGGGAAGCACGATGAATTACCAGAAGAAGCCTTCCGTAATGTCGGTACAATTGAAGAAGCGGTGGAAAAAGCGAAAAAACTAGGCTACTAG
- the murA gene encoding UDP-N-acetylglucosamine 1-carboxyvinyltransferase — translation MEEIIVQSGNQLKGTVKIEGAKNAVLPILAASLLAEEGTTTLRNVPILSDVLTMNEVIRHLNLDVDFNEAANEVTINASRQLEIEAPYELVSQMRASIVVMGPLLARNGHAKVAMPGGCAIGKRPIDLHLKGFQALGAKINQKDGYIEAIADELHGNTIYLDFPSVGATQNIMMAAVKAKGTTIIENVAREPEIVDLANVLNKMGAQIFGAGTETMRIEGVDHLHAVNHSIVQDRIEAGTFMVAAAMTEGNVLIQDAISEHNRPLISKLSEMGAEIIEEEGGVRVIGPKVLKPTDVKTMPHPGFPTDMQAQMTAIQMVAPGTSIVTETVFENRFQHLEEMRRMNAHVKIDGNVAVIEGGHEMQGALVYATDLRAAAALILVGLRSNGITRVRNLKYLDRGYYNFHKKLQALGGNVERVEIEHKAAKSAATIA, via the coding sequence ATGGAAGAGATTATCGTTCAAAGTGGTAATCAATTAAAAGGTACTGTCAAAATTGAAGGCGCAAAAAATGCCGTTTTACCAATCTTAGCTGCAAGTCTATTAGCAGAAGAAGGGACTACTACTTTACGTAATGTGCCAATTCTATCTGACGTTTTAACAATGAATGAAGTTATTCGCCACTTAAATTTGGACGTAGATTTTAATGAAGCTGCAAACGAAGTGACGATCAATGCTTCTCGTCAATTAGAAATTGAAGCACCTTATGAATTAGTCAGCCAAATGCGGGCATCTATTGTTGTTATGGGACCATTATTGGCGCGTAACGGACATGCTAAAGTTGCGATGCCTGGTGGTTGTGCAATTGGTAAACGTCCAATTGACTTACATCTAAAAGGGTTCCAAGCTTTAGGTGCTAAAATTAACCAAAAAGATGGTTATATTGAAGCAATTGCCGATGAGTTACACGGCAACACAATTTACTTGGACTTTCCAAGTGTTGGTGCTACGCAAAATATTATGATGGCTGCTGTTAAAGCAAAAGGAACAACAATCATCGAAAACGTGGCCCGTGAACCTGAAATTGTTGATCTTGCGAATGTCTTAAATAAAATGGGAGCACAAATTTTTGGTGCTGGTACAGAAACCATGAGAATTGAAGGCGTGGATCATTTGCACGCAGTTAACCATTCAATCGTTCAAGATAGAATTGAAGCTGGAACTTTCATGGTGGCCGCAGCAATGACAGAAGGTAACGTTTTAATTCAAGATGCCATTTCAGAACATAATCGTCCTTTAATTTCTAAATTAAGCGAAATGGGTGCTGAAATTATTGAAGAAGAAGGCGGAGTTCGCGTTATTGGACCTAAAGTATTAAAACCAACAGACGTGAAAACAATGCCTCACCCAGGTTTCCCAACAGATATGCAAGCTCAAATGACTGCAATCCAAATGGTAGCACCAGGCACAAGTATCGTAACAGAAACCGTATTTGAAAATCGTTTCCAACATTTAGAAGAAATGCGTCGTATGAATGCTCATGTGAAAATTGATGGCAATGTGGCTGTCATTGAAGGTGGACATGAAATGCAAGGTGCATTAGTTTATGCAACGGACTTACGTGCTGCAGCGGCTTTAATCTTAGTTGGTTTACGTTCAAACGGCATTACCCGCGTTCGTAATTTGAAATATTTAGATCGTGGCTATTACAACTTCCACAAAAAATTACAAGCTCTAGGTGGTAATGTGGAACGTGTTGAGATTGAACACAAAGCAGCTAAAAGTGCTGCTACAATTGCTTAA
- a CDS encoding 3D domain-containing protein, with translation MQTRLLPILSATIVIAVGSMLPVYAAENETASQPTLQTELVSKAEATNLSSSLLVETTNNKAVDLVKADIKAKEAAKKAAAEKAKKIAAEKAEKEKAEKEKAAQEAKEAAQQETKAQQANESQPSGQTMMMEATAYSSDPADALGGGSVTATGQNLLANPMAVAVDPSVIPLGTHLYVEGYGEAYAVDTGSAIQGNIIDVHFSTAGQCEAWGRRQVKVTILG, from the coding sequence ATGCAAACCCGTTTATTACCAATTTTAAGTGCAACGATTGTGATCGCCGTAGGTAGTATGTTACCTGTTTACGCAGCTGAAAATGAAACGGCTAGTCAGCCAACACTTCAGACTGAACTTGTTTCAAAAGCTGAAGCAACTAATTTATCAAGTTCACTGTTAGTGGAAACAACAAATAATAAAGCTGTTGATTTAGTCAAAGCAGATATTAAAGCAAAAGAGGCCGCTAAAAAAGCCGCCGCCGAAAAGGCAAAAAAAATCGCAGCGGAAAAAGCCGAAAAAGAAAAAGCAGAAAAAGAAAAGGCAGCACAAGAAGCAAAAGAAGCTGCCCAACAAGAAACAAAAGCGCAGCAAGCAAATGAAAGCCAACCAAGCGGTCAAACAATGATGATGGAAGCCACAGCCTATAGTTCAGATCCAGCGGATGCTTTAGGTGGCGGTTCTGTCACTGCAACTGGCCAAAACTTACTTGCCAACCCAATGGCGGTAGCTGTTGATCCAAGTGTAATTCCATTAGGAACGCATTTATATGTTGAAGGTTATGGCGAAGCTTACGCTGTGGATACCGGTTCAGCAATTCAAGGCAATATTATTGATGTTCATTTTTCGACAGCAGGCCAATGTGAAGCTTGGGGACGTCGTCAAGTGAAAGTAACAATTTTAGGATAG
- the atpB gene encoding F0F1 ATP synthase subunit A, producing MKEKPLVFNIGPIWFDGTILLMTLITCVIVFTLVFVCTRNLQLKPKGKQNFIEWVIDFVRGILGDNLPSNEVNNFHLLSFALFLFVFVANEIGLVTKIVVGETTFWKSPTADPFVTLTLALMMIAMTHFFGVQKFGLKGYFKVSFLQPVAFLLPIKIIEEFTNIITLGLRLYGNIFAGEVLLGLIVDMLNNVGWLTLPVVIPLEMIWIGFSLFIGAIQAYVFVTLSMVFMGHKLETEE from the coding sequence TTGAAAGAAAAACCACTCGTTTTCAATATTGGTCCCATCTGGTTTGATGGCACCATCCTTTTAATGACACTTATCACGTGTGTTATTGTCTTTACACTAGTTTTTGTTTGTACACGGAATTTACAGTTAAAACCAAAGGGCAAACAAAACTTTATTGAGTGGGTAATTGATTTCGTTCGCGGTATCTTAGGAGATAACCTCCCAAGTAATGAAGTGAACAACTTCCATTTATTATCATTTGCCTTGTTTCTATTTGTTTTTGTCGCCAATGAGATTGGTCTTGTGACGAAAATTGTTGTCGGTGAAACAACTTTTTGGAAAAGTCCAACCGCGGATCCCTTTGTGACATTGACATTGGCATTAATGATGATTGCGATGACCCATTTCTTCGGGGTGCAAAAATTTGGGTTGAAAGGTTACTTTAAAGTATCATTTTTACAACCCGTGGCCTTTTTGCTACCAATTAAGATCATCGAAGAATTTACCAACATCATTACCCTGGGTTTACGTCTTTACGGGAATATTTTCGCCGGTGAGGTTTTGCTTGGCTTAATTGTTGACATGTTAAACAATGTTGGCTGGCTAACGCTTCCTGTAGTTATTCCATTAGAGATGATTTGGATTGGCTTCTCATTATTTATAGGCGCCATCCAAGCGTACGTATTTGTCACCTTATCCATGGTATTTATGGGTCACAAATTGGAAACAGAAGAGTAG
- a CDS encoding DUF1146 family protein produces the protein MQVYGVDAIVRIISHFAFVYLAFWGLRSLRLDTLFKSFQTAQIRIVILMLAIILGYLTSSFFLEILNLLKNTFLSIV, from the coding sequence ATGCAAGTATATGGTGTCGATGCAATTGTACGGATTATCAGTCACTTTGCATTTGTTTACTTAGCCTTTTGGGGATTGCGGTCTTTACGATTGGATACACTTTTCAAATCGTTTCAGACGGCCCAAATCAGGATTGTTATTTTGATGTTAGCCATTATCTTGGGCTATCTGACAAGTAGCTTTTTCTTGGAAATCCTGAATTTATTGAAGAATACTTTTCTTTCAATTGTCTAA
- a CDS encoding F0F1 ATP synthase subunit epsilon, with amino-acid sequence MEYLTVNVVTPNGLVYDHHAKIVVANTTAGEIGILPKHAPIITPLAIDEVRVKRTDSDTHVDWIAVNGGIMEVRDNVVSIIADSAERERDIDVSRAERAKQRAERMIEEAREKEDVDSLRRATVALHRAINRINVSKHQ; translated from the coding sequence ATGGAATACTTAACTGTAAATGTGGTAACACCTAATGGTTTAGTTTATGATCACCACGCTAAAATCGTTGTTGCCAACACAACGGCTGGTGAAATTGGTATTTTACCAAAACACGCACCGATTATTACACCTTTAGCAATTGATGAAGTTCGGGTAAAACGTACCGATTCTGATACCCATGTTGACTGGATTGCGGTTAACGGCGGCATTATGGAAGTGCGAGATAATGTGGTATCCATTATTGCCGATAGCGCTGAGCGGGAACGTGATATCGATGTTTCTCGGGCTGAACGCGCCAAACAGCGGGCTGAACGTATGATTGAAGAAGCACGGGAAAAAGAAGATGTCGATTCTTTACGCCGAGCGACTGTTGCTTTGCATCGGGCTATTAATCGGATTAATGTTTCAAAACATCAATAA
- a CDS encoding ABC transporter substrate-binding protein codes for MKKKFAFLFTGLVLLSACSAAPKGGGATEGSAGGNKQEGDTIKIGMNMELSGAVAAYGNAEKEGIELAVEQINADGGIDGKKIDLISKDNKSDNNEAGTVATNLTTNSKVVALIGPATSGAVKSALPNATKAEVPLVTPSGTDDAITKQGDKVQAYAFRSCFQDSFQGKILAKYAHENLKADKAIILGDNSSDYGIGLTKAFKDEYKGKIVAEENFTEGDKDFQAVLTKIKDKDFNVLYIPGYYTEAGLIIKQAREMGIETPIVGADGFGDAKLVETAGASNVTNVFYTGHFSTKAPATDKVEPFIKAFKEKYGKEPSSFNALAYDAVYMVKQAIEDEGSADSSAIKKGLENLKDFKGVTGEMTIDKEHNPEKSAVVLGLTDGKETSAETVNP; via the coding sequence ATGAAAAAGAAATTTGCATTTTTGTTTACGGGGTTAGTGTTGTTATCTGCATGTAGTGCAGCGCCAAAAGGAGGCGGAGCCACAGAAGGTTCTGCTGGAGGAAATAAACAAGAAGGCGATACGATTAAAATCGGAATGAACATGGAATTATCCGGTGCAGTGGCAGCCTATGGAAATGCTGAAAAAGAAGGTATTGAATTAGCAGTCGAGCAAATCAATGCCGATGGTGGTATTGACGGCAAAAAAATAGATTTAATCTCAAAAGATAATAAATCAGATAATAATGAAGCAGGAACTGTCGCGACTAACCTAACAACAAACAGTAAAGTTGTGGCGCTGATTGGGCCAGCGACATCTGGTGCGGTAAAATCTGCATTACCAAATGCAACTAAAGCAGAAGTACCTTTAGTTACACCATCAGGAACAGATGATGCAATCACAAAACAAGGGGATAAAGTCCAAGCTTACGCTTTTCGTTCTTGTTTCCAAGATAGCTTCCAAGGGAAAATTTTGGCAAAATATGCCCATGAAAACTTAAAAGCAGATAAAGCGATTATCTTAGGTGATAATTCCAGTGATTATGGTATTGGCTTAACAAAAGCCTTCAAAGATGAATACAAAGGCAAAATCGTTGCGGAAGAAAACTTTACAGAAGGTGACAAAGATTTCCAAGCAGTCTTAACAAAAATCAAAGACAAAGACTTCAACGTTTTATACATTCCGGGCTACTACACAGAAGCTGGTCTAATTATCAAACAAGCGCGGGAAATGGGAATTGAAACACCAATTGTGGGGGCTGATGGCTTTGGTGATGCCAAATTGGTAGAAACAGCTGGTGCTAGCAATGTCACAAATGTCTTTTACACAGGTCATTTCTCAACGAAGGCTCCGGCAACAGACAAGGTAGAACCTTTCATTAAAGCTTTTAAGGAAAAGTATGGCAAAGAACCATCTTCATTTAATGCATTAGCTTATGATGCTGTTTATATGGTAAAACAAGCGATTGAAGATGAAGGGTCTGCTGATTCAAGTGCGATTAAAAAAGGTTTAGAAAACTTGAAAGATTTTAAAGGGGTAACAGGAGAAATGACAATTGATAAAGAACACAACCCTGAAAAATCAGCCGTAGTCCTGGGCTTAACAGATGGAAAAGAAACTTCAGCGGAGACAGTAAATCCGTAA